The following nucleotide sequence is from Pseudonocardia sp. C8.
GGAACCCACCGCCTTGTTCCTCATGCCGACGAAGCCGCAGTCGTCAGGCTCATCTTCCGCAGCTACACCCGAGACCGGCTCGGCTCCAGCTCCATCGCCACCCTGCTCAACGAACGCGGGCACCGCACAACCAACGGAGGAACCTGGTCCGCTTACCAAGTCCTCCGGGTGCTGTCCAACCGCATCTACATCGGTGAGCTGGCCTTCCGTGGCATCACCGTCGAGGACTGCCACGCTCCGCTCGTCGACAGCGAGACGTTCGAGCACGCCGAACGCATCCTGGCTGAACGCGGCGAAGACCATTCGCATCGTGCCGCTTCCGGTTACGACTACATGCTCACCGGCCGGATGCGCTGCCCCAAGTGCAGCAAGGCCATGCTCGGCACGCGCGCCACTGGCCGGAGCAAGACCTACCGCTACTACACCTGCTTCACTCGCGCCCGCTACGACTCCAGCACATGCGACACCCCGCGGCTGAACGCCGATGACGTCGATGCCGCCGTGCTCCACGCGCTCGGACACTTCTACCGCGACCAACACGCCCTGATCACCGACGCGATCAGCATGGCCCAGCAAGAACACGAAGCAGGCCACGCCGACCGCCATGCCGAACTCGCCGCGGTCGACACCGAGATGAACAAGGTCAACGCCGCGATCGACCGCTACCTCTCCGCGTTCGAGCGCGGCACCCTCGACGAGGAAATGGTCGCCGACCGGCTCCCCGCCCTACGCGAGCAGACCAAACAGCTTCGTGCCCGCCGTGACGAACTCGCCGCCGCCCTCGACGAGCAGCCCACCGCCCCCGACGCGACCACGCTCACCGAGGTCGCCGACCACATCAACGAGATCATCACCGACGGCACCGCGAACCAACGCAAGGCCCTCATCGAAGCCCTGGTACCTCAAGTCAAGATCACCGGACCAGACCGACTCGTCCCGGTCTTCCGCATCCCCCAGCCCCGAAACAACGAAGAGGCCGCTCCCGCCTCACCAGCGGAAACGGCCTCGAAAGGAGCGGTTCGTACAATGACTAATTTGGTGGGCCCCCGGGGGATCGAACCCCGAACCCGCGGATTAAAAGTCCGCTGCTCTGCCGATTGAGCTAGAGGCCCCAGACCTACCCCGACGGGTGCCGGGCCCGGCCCGCCACCGGAACTCCCCCCGGACGGTCTCGACGAGCCGCCGCACACCTTACCGTGCGCGATCGTCGATCTCGTCACCACGACACCATCCGGCGTCGCTCACTGGGGGCGGCTCTCGATGGCCTCGGTCAGCTCCTGCCGCCAGGCGGCGTGCTCGTCCGGGTGGTTGCGGCCCAGGTCGGAGATGCAGTCCGCGCAGCGCCCGACGATCGTCAGGAGCACGCCGTTCGCGCAGCGCACGCACGGAACCGGCTCGGCGAGCGCGTCATCGGGACGACCGGCCACCTCGGCTGTCACACCGTTCACGGTAGCGGATCCCCAAAATGGTCGACTCGCACCGCGACGGCCACCATCCGGCGTCCGGTTCGCCCAGAATGACGCCCATGACTGTCCGAACCACCGCACGGTGGGCACTGCTCGGCGCGCTCGCGCTCGTCGTCACGGCGTGCGGCGGCACGTCCGGGAGCGGCGGGGCCGCGGCCGCGTCGGAGCGGCAGGTCCAGGTCTCCGCCACGTTCGCGCAGGGTGGGGGCGGGCCCGCGTACACCTACGACACCGCGCTGGTCCCGGCCGGCGCGACCGTCGAGGTGACCAGCGCCGCGGCCGACGGTGGCACGACCACGACCCTCCGTGTCTCCGGCCTCCAGCCGAACCGGACCTACGGCGCGCACGCGCACACGAAGCCGTGCACGCCGGCCGCGGGCGCCGACGCGGGCCCGCACTACCAGTT
It contains:
- a CDS encoding superoxide dismutase family protein — encoded protein: MTVRTTARWALLGALALVVTACGGTSGSGGAAAASERQVQVSATFAQGGGGPAYTYDTALVPAGATVEVTSAAADGGTTTTLRVSGLQPNRTYGAHAHTKPCTPAAGADAGPHYQFRPDPVSPSVDPAFANPQNEIWLDVTTDASGAGEATSTVPWTFPPDRRAASVVLHEKATATHAGHAGTAGARPACVTVGF